In Aegilops tauschii subsp. strangulata cultivar AL8/78 chromosome 3, Aet v6.0, whole genome shotgun sequence, one genomic interval encodes:
- the LOC109772681 gene encoding zinc finger CCCH domain-containing protein 1-like has translation MEGEIAAAPTRRWAENVIVLSSGRPPRSEEAAVVAGQGQHQRTDAPPEKLYYKTRLCDKYEATGRCVYEDGCTFAHGGAELRPPVPPHAHAVWRRPPDQEHGGRIVYGGGKACHNFRDRGHFGDKLAFPHAAAPAPPGHAIRITGDQKLLADERRSATPPAMPPPAPRYAAPGPARAFAPVPAPAARDRLRQMPEEDGGKKPNRLMLMSLRKTSGIYGDWPEQF, from the exons ATGGAGGGGGAgatcgccgccgccccgacgcgCCGTTGGGCGGAGAACGTGATCGTGCTGTCCTCGGGGAGGCCGCCGCGgtcggaggaggcggcggtggtggcggggCAGGGGCAGCACCAGCGCACGGATGCGCCGCCGGAGAAGCTCTACTACAAGACCAGGCTCTGCGATAAGTACGAGGCCACCGGCCGCTGCGTGTACGAGGATGGTTGCACCTTCGCGCACGGCGGCGCCGAGCTGCGCCCGCCGGTCCCTCCCCACGCCCACGCCGTTTGGCGCAGGCCGCCCGACCAGGAGCACGGCGGCAGGATCGTCTACGGCGGCGGCAAGGCGTGCCACAACTTCAGGGACAGGGGCCATTTCGGGGACAAGCTCGCCTTCCCCCACGCCGCCGCGCCGGCACCACCTG GTCACGCGATTCGCATCACCGGGGACCAGAAGCTGCTGGCGGACGAGCGGAGGAGCGCCACGCCGCCCGCGATGCCACCCCCAGCGCCGCGCTACGCTGCTCCGGGCCCCGCCAGGGCGTTTGCGCCGGTGCCTGCCCCGGCCGCGCGTGATCGTCTTCGCCAGATGCCCGAGGAGGACGGTGGCAAAAAGCCCAACAGGCTGATGCTCATGAGCCTCCGGAAGACCAGCGGCATCTACGGCGACTGGCCGGAGCAGTTCTGA